The following coding sequences are from one Rattus norvegicus strain BN/NHsdMcwi chromosome 11, GRCr8, whole genome shotgun sequence window:
- the Ifnar2 gene encoding interferon alpha and beta receptor subunit 2 isoform 1 precursor (isoform 1 precursor is encoded by transcript variant 1) — protein MPSKGTGSAVGLLSLYLVVCVSLQSNSSFAFEEYPDEPCTINLILRHFRLILSWELQSQSSPPTNYTLWYTIMSKAEDLKKVENCIDITEPLCDVTDEWLEGRETYVPIIVVHRGDSTVCRCSDYIWPTNVLLEPPEFKLIGFKDHINVMMEFPPATYKLFGESLWKRLESTSFVIEEQTEDSIRVHKPQMNNVTGNFTYVLRDLLPKTNYCVSVYFDDTPVIKSPLKCTVLQPDQESGLSESAKVGIFIGCLIVMAFVSTVIMLKQIGYICLKDKFPNALNFHHFLTWIFPEWPPSEAIDWLEVIPKNTKKRLWNYDYGDGSDSDEEVPKTSVTGYTMHGLMGKPLPQTSDDSPNPEEPPHEEDSGAEESDEARAGAGAEPQLPTEVKAGPTEDPSGPYERRKSVLKDDSFPGEDNSSMDAPGDRVIFNVNLNSVFLRALHDEDASETISLTEDTVLLDEGPHRTESDLQIAGRDRTQLPDPSFSSQGLWTEDESSEKTDTSDSDTDAGDGYIMR, from the exons ATGCCTTCAAAGGGCACCGGCTCTGCCGTTGGTCTCCTTAGCTTGTATCTTGTGG TGTGTGTGAGCCTACAGTCTAACTCATCGTTTGCTTTTGAAG AGTATCCAGATGAACCTTGCACTATAAACCTGATATTACGACATTTCCGACTGATTTTATCCTGGGAATTACAAAGCCAGTCCAGCCCACCAACCAACTACACACTCTGGTACACAATCATGAG CaaagctgaagacctgaagaAGGTCGAGAACTGTATAGATATCACGGAGCCATTATGTGATGTGACTGACGAGTGGTTGGAGGGCCGGGAAACCTATGTCCCCATCATCGTAGTGCACAGAGGGGACTCAACGGTGTGCCGCTGCTCAGACTACATCTGGCCCACAAATG TTCTTCTAGAGCCACCAGAATTTAAGCTTATTGGCTTTAAGGACCACATAAACGTGATGATGGAGTTTCCACCTGCCACTTACAAGCTATTCGGGGAAAGCTTATGGAAAAGACTGGAGTCTACATCCTTCGTCATCGAGGAACAGACAGAGGACAGCATTAGGGTG CACAAGCCCCAAATGAATAATGTCACTGGGAACTTCACATATGTCCTTAGAGACTTACTTCCAAAGACAAACtactgtgtgtctgtttattttgATGATACACCTGTAATAAAATCTCCCTTAAAATGCACCGTCCTTCAGCCTGACCAGGAATCAG GATTATCAGAGTCTGCCAAAGTGGGAATATTTATTGGGTGCTTGATAGTGATGGCTTTTGTGAGCACCGTCATAATGCTGAAACAGATTGGTTACATATGCTTAAAAGACAAATTCCCCAATGCCTTG aACTTCCATCACTTTTTAACCTGGATATTCCCTGAGTGGCCACCTTCAGAAGCCATCGACTGGCTGGAAGTCATTCCCAAAAACACAAAGAAGAGATTGTGGAATTACGACTATGGGGATGGCAGTGACAGTGACGAAGAGGTCCCCAAAACAAGTGTCACTGGCTATACCATGCATGGATTGATGGGCAAGCCTCTGCCACAAACCTCTGACGATTCACCCAACCCTGAGGAACCCCCTCATGAAGAAGATTCAGGTGCTGAGGAATCTGATGAAGCTAGGGCAGGGGCTGGAGCTGAGCCACAACTCCCCACAGAGGTCAAGGCAGGGCCTACAGAAGACCCCAGTGGCCCCTATGAGAGAAGAAAGAGTGTGCTCAAGGACGACTCCTTCCCTGGGGAGGACAACAGCTCCATGGATGCGCCTGGGGACAGAGTTATCTTCAATGTGAACTTAAACTCTGTGTTTCTAAGAGCTCTCCACGATGAAGATGCCTCAGAAACCATATCTCTCACAGAAGACACGGTCCTCCTAGATGAGGGTCCCCACAGGACAGAGTCAGACCTTCAGATAGCTGGCCGTGACAGGACACAGCTGCCAGACCCTAGCTTCTCTTCCCAGGGTCTATGGACTGAAGATGAGTCATCTGAAAAAACAGACACCTCAGATTCCGATACTGATGCAGGGGACGGCTACATCATGAGATGA
- the Ifnar2 gene encoding interferon alpha and beta receptor subunit 2 isoform 2 precursor (isoform 2 precursor is encoded by transcript variant 2), translating into MPSKGTGSAVGLLSLYLVVCVSLQSNSSFAFEEYPDEPCTINLILRHFRLILSWELQSQSSPPTNYTLWYTIMSKAEDLKKVENCIDITEPLCDVTDEWLEGRETYVPIIVVHRGDSTVCRCSDYIWPTNVLLEPPEFKLIGFKDHINVMMEFPPATYKLFGESLWKRLESTSFVIEEQTEDSIRHKPQMNNVTGNFTYVLRDLLPKTNYCVSVYFDDTPVIKSPLKCTVLQPDQESGMVRLLKFALLF; encoded by the exons ATGCCTTCAAAGGGCACCGGCTCTGCCGTTGGTCTCCTTAGCTTGTATCTTGTGG TGTGTGTGAGCCTACAGTCTAACTCATCGTTTGCTTTTGAAG AGTATCCAGATGAACCTTGCACTATAAACCTGATATTACGACATTTCCGACTGATTTTATCCTGGGAATTACAAAGCCAGTCCAGCCCACCAACCAACTACACACTCTGGTACACAATCATGAG CaaagctgaagacctgaagaAGGTCGAGAACTGTATAGATATCACGGAGCCATTATGTGATGTGACTGACGAGTGGTTGGAGGGCCGGGAAACCTATGTCCCCATCATCGTAGTGCACAGAGGGGACTCAACGGTGTGCCGCTGCTCAGACTACATCTGGCCCACAAATG TTCTTCTAGAGCCACCAGAATTTAAGCTTATTGGCTTTAAGGACCACATAAACGTGATGATGGAGTTTCCACCTGCCACTTACAAGCTATTCGGGGAAAGCTTATGGAAAAGACTGGAGTCTACATCCTTCGTCATCGAGGAACAGACAGAGGACAGCATTAGG CACAAGCCCCAAATGAATAATGTCACTGGGAACTTCACATATGTCCTTAGAGACTTACTTCCAAAGACAAACtactgtgtgtctgtttattttgATGATACACCTGTAATAAAATCTCCCTTAAAATGCACCGTCCTTCAGCCTGACCAGGAATCAGGTATGGTTAGGCTTTTAAAATTTGCACTGTTGTTTTGA
- the Ifnar2 gene encoding interferon alpha/beta receptor 2 isoform X1: MAFVSTVIMLKQIGYICLKDKFPNALNFHHFLTWIFPEWPPSEAIDWLEVIPKNTKKRLWNYDYGDGSDSDEEVPKTSVTGYTMHGLMGKPLPQTSDDSPNPEEPPHEEDSGAEESDEARAGAGAEPQLPTEVKAGPTEDPSGPYERRKSVLKDDSFPGEDNSSMDAPGDRVIFNVNLNSVFLRALHDEDASETISLTEDTVLLDEGPHRTESDLQIAGRDRTQLPDPSFSSQGLWTEDESSEKTDTSDSDTDAGDGYIMR, translated from the exons ATGGCTTTTGTGAGCACCGTCATAATGCTGAAACAGATTGGTTACATATGCTTAAAAGACAAATTCCCCAATGCCTTG aACTTCCATCACTTTTTAACCTGGATATTCCCTGAGTGGCCACCTTCAGAAGCCATCGACTGGCTGGAAGTCATTCCCAAAAACACAAAGAAGAGATTGTGGAATTACGACTATGGGGATGGCAGTGACAGTGACGAAGAGGTCCCCAAAACAAGTGTCACTGGCTATACCATGCATGGATTGATGGGCAAGCCTCTGCCACAAACCTCTGACGATTCACCCAACCCTGAGGAACCCCCTCATGAAGAAGATTCAGGTGCTGAGGAATCTGATGAAGCTAGGGCAGGGGCTGGAGCTGAGCCACAACTCCCCACAGAGGTCAAGGCAGGGCCTACAGAAGACCCCAGTGGCCCCTATGAGAGAAGAAAGAGTGTGCTCAAGGACGACTCCTTCCCTGGGGAGGACAACAGCTCCATGGATGCGCCTGGGGACAGAGTTATCTTCAATGTGAACTTAAACTCTGTGTTTCTAAGAGCTCTCCACGATGAAGATGCCTCAGAAACCATATCTCTCACAGAAGACACGGTCCTCCTAGATGAGGGTCCCCACAGGACAGAGTCAGACCTTCAGATAGCTGGCCGTGACAGGACACAGCTGCCAGACCCTAGCTTCTCTTCCCAGGGTCTATGGACTGAAGATGAGTCATCTGAAAAAACAGACACCTCAGATTCCGATACTGATGCAGGGGACGGCTACATCATGAGATGA
- the Il10rb gene encoding interleukin-10 receptor subunit beta isoform X7 has translation MAWAPSVAGWLGGFLLVPALGMIPPPENVRMNSVNFKNILQWEVPAFPKENLTFTAQYESYWYFQDRCKNTASTHCDFSVLSKYGDHTVRVRTELADEHSEWVNVTFCPVEDTIIGPPEMQTESLADSIHMRFSAPQIENEPETWTMKNIYNSWAYRVQYWKNGTKEKGAVILKEIYYLYLFMLRGMSVLEIKPPGRYKPESFDSSRDNCFEVKA, from the exons ATGGCTTGGGCGCCGAGCGTGGCGGGCTGGCTGGGAGGATTCCTCCTGGTGCCAG CTCTAGGAATGATTCCACCTCCTGAGAATGTCAGAATGAATTCAGTTAATTTCAAGAACATTCTACAGTGGGAGGTGCCTGCTTTCCCCAAAGAGAACCTGACTTTCACAGCTCAATATGAAAG TTACTGGTACTTCCAAGACCGCTGCAAGAACACGGCCTCCACCCACTGCGACTTCTCGGTTCTTTCTAAATATGGAGACCACACCGTGAGGGTCAGGACTGAGCTTGCAGATGAACATTCGGAGTGGGTAAACGTCACCTTCTGTCCCGTGGAAGACA CCATTATCGGACCTCCTGAGATGCAGACAGAATCCCTTGCTGATTCGATACACATGCGTTTCTCAGCCCCACAAATAGAGAATGAGCCTGAGACATGGACCATGAAGAACATTTATAACTCATGGGCTTACAGGGTACAATACTGGAAAAACGGGACTAAGGAGAAG GGAGCagttattttaaaggaaatttacTACCTTTATCTCTTCATGCTGAGAGGCATGTCAGTCCTTGAGATCAAGCCACCTGGCCGCTACAAACCTGAGTCATTCGACAGCTCACGGGACAATTGTTTTGAAGTCAAAGCTTAA
- the Il10rb gene encoding interleukin-10 receptor subunit beta isoform X6 — MHTHGVMLPLARSWVDYPPSMQPVPGCLDALGMIPPPENVRMNSVNFKNILQWEVPAFPKENLTFTAQYESYWYFQDRCKNTASTHCDFSVLSKYGDHTVRVRTELADEHSEWVNVTFCPVEDTIIGPPEMQTESLADSIHMRFSAPQIENEPETWTMKNIYNSWAYRVQYWKNGTKEKGAVILKEIYYLYLFMLRGMSVLEIKPPGRYKPESFDSSRDNCFEVKA, encoded by the exons ATGCACACTCACGGCGTTATGCTGCCACTGGCTAGATCCTGGGTGGACTACCCCCCTAGCATGCAGCCGGTTCCAGGCTGTCTAGACG CTCTAGGAATGATTCCACCTCCTGAGAATGTCAGAATGAATTCAGTTAATTTCAAGAACATTCTACAGTGGGAGGTGCCTGCTTTCCCCAAAGAGAACCTGACTTTCACAGCTCAATATGAAAG TTACTGGTACTTCCAAGACCGCTGCAAGAACACGGCCTCCACCCACTGCGACTTCTCGGTTCTTTCTAAATATGGAGACCACACCGTGAGGGTCAGGACTGAGCTTGCAGATGAACATTCGGAGTGGGTAAACGTCACCTTCTGTCCCGTGGAAGACA CCATTATCGGACCTCCTGAGATGCAGACAGAATCCCTTGCTGATTCGATACACATGCGTTTCTCAGCCCCACAAATAGAGAATGAGCCTGAGACATGGACCATGAAGAACATTTATAACTCATGGGCTTACAGGGTACAATACTGGAAAAACGGGACTAAGGAGAAG GGAGCagttattttaaaggaaatttacTACCTTTATCTCTTCATGCTGAGAGGCATGTCAGTCCTTGAGATCAAGCCACCTGGCCGCTACAAACCTGAGTCATTCGACAGCTCACGGGACAATTGTTTTGAAGTCAAAGCTTAA